In Leishmania major strain Friedlin complete genome, chromosome 19, the following proteins share a genomic window:
- a CDS encoding putative histone H3 variant, producing MAGITKAAVVASHPKKNVASRKMNKKSRSIAKKEAKAMRADSAGAKSRRWRPGTVALREVRKYQRSTELLIARTPFRRLVKEIMSTFKDTMHMRHSALEAMQDATESYLVSLLCDANLCTIHAKRVTLYPKDLQLALRLRGERT from the coding sequence ATGGCCGGCATCACCAAGGCCGCTGTTGTGGCGAGCCACCCGAAGAAGAATGTGGCCAGCCGCAAGATGAACAAGAAGAGCCGCTCGATCGCCAAGAAGGAGGCCAAAGCGATGCGCGCCGACTCCGCCGGTGCCAAGAGTCGTCGCTGGCGCCCAGGCACTGTCGCACTGCGCGAGGTGCGTAAGTACCAGCGCTCGACGGAGCTGCTCATCGCGCGTACCCCGTTCCGCCGCCTCGTGAAGGAGATTATGTCCACCTTCAAGGACACGATGCACATGCGCCACTCCGCCCTCGAGGCGATGCAGGATGCGACGGAAAGCTACCTTGTGAGTTTGCTCTGCGACGCGAATCTGTGCACCATTCATGCCAAACGTGTAACGCTGTACCCCAAGGACCTGCAGCTAGCATTGCGCCTCCGCGGAGAGCGCACGTAA
- a CDS encoding putative extracellular receptor, which produces MTEASLSEAITAFLTNTSATHQYLITLFRPAPIILDTGGNLLTALTQITVLLSNPLTFPSVLFLAETADVSASVVDMLRQNDTTSEILIISAHSSNTRLCDPKTNRRTMCMVPRDMINVRGLLEVVSNQLSWYSMSLALSNDNYGDGVAQAITSEVQTASTTATIVAHAFMNGAASTTDDDAVVASLIKYRARGVGCFLREAETRRLHAAVERNRRAANSVFLIASRESLNVLPDLTGDMNGTAKPWGAIFVSAYTPPAELVSQGFFPTTHGTAVDEYGAFVLSHLLDGLLMLDAAKGAIDNMSALRAVRFRGYTGNVAFDPIYYQRVETVFSLITASHTMRNPLVTWTLKDYSSDAAQVNANPNVTSALIKTSPLRTATICMASPSNCAFTQMMMSMLFVITAHNENVADNDSDSVFNFYPVAVNTGASGVMGLSSLIPIARSCTVLTGPGSDAVVMAVTPVVNEFHIPQLDYAVSNDYFTDNVHTYPYFSRSLPKNTFADVAVTQLCVHYGWERVIIITSNDQFGISRAQSMATRMQQQNLYVEATYYLSDGNNATVADCMEKIYAKLVSRIIILINPFTATQAETFFRLSDYLTYMRQYIFFMDSALCHAAAASANGDALRQKLPSSICIYPNVTQTRLAALNTLYTNSDYATTRQEMRKLMSDGGFLSSVESCDISSISPYAGFAVDAGYVLIDSISRAVAENVSLNVAAHLLPYIRSTSIDDFTGECTIDSTGNRLYAAYSINIQLLNGSALFIGTWNSKASPALEITEWSFVWLTNSTAVPLDTFRDASFVLSTAFSASPGAIVISVLGFILTIAVFYFCYRHYRMQKLIEQALEANQFPVTDEELRSLRGIKDDV; this is translated from the coding sequence ATGACAGAGGCGTCTCTCTCGGAGGCGATCACGGCCTTCCTGACAAACACATCCGCGACACACCAGTACCTGATCACTCTCTTCCGCCCTGCACCCATCATCCTCGACACTGGCGGCAATCTCCTCACCGCACTGACACAGATCACCGTCTTGCTGAGTAACCCGCTCACCTTCCCGAGCGTCCTGTTCCTGGCGGAGACGGCCGACGTGTCGGCATCCGTGGTGGATATGCTGCGGCAGAATGACACGACGTCCGAGATCCTCATTATCTCCGCCCACTCATCGAACACGCGGCTGTGCGATCCAAAGACGAATCGGCGCACTATGTGCATGGTGCCGCGCGACATGATCAACGTCCGTGGGCTGCTCGAGGTCGTGTCGAATCAGCTGAGCTGGTATTCCATGAGCCTGGCCTTGAGCAACGACAACTatggcgacggcgttgcaCAGGCCATCACGTCGGAGGTGCAGACGGCGTCGACAACGGCGACTATTGTGGCGCACGCATTCATGAACGGTGCCGCCTCGACGACAGATGATGATGCGGTCGTCGCATCCCTCATCAAGTACCGCGCGCGGGGCGTGGGTTGCTTCCTGCGGGAAGCAGAGACGCGTCGCCtgcacgccgccgtggagcgcAACCGCCGTGCCGCCAACAGCGTCTTTCTCATCGCCTCACGTGAGAGCCTGAACGTGCTGCCAGACCTGACCGGTGACATGAACGGAACCGCGAAGCCGTGGGGTGCCATCTTCGTCTCTGCCTACACGCCTCCAGCGGAGCTCGTCAGCCAAGGCTTCTTTCCCACGACGCACGGAACCGCCGTGGATGAGTACGGCGCCTTCGTGCTGAGTCACCTGCTCGACGGCCTTCTCATGTTGGACGCTGCGAAGGGGGCGATTGACAACATgtccgcgctgcgcgccgtccGTTTCCGCGGCTACACCGGCAACGTTGCTTTCGACCCGATCTACTACCAGCGCGTCGAGACCGTATTCTCCCTCATCACGGCCAGCCACACGATGCGCAACCCACTCGTGACGTGGACCCTGAAGGACTACTCGTCagacgcggcgcaggtgaATGCCAACCCAAATGTGACGAGTGCCCTCATCAagacgtcgccgctgcgcacagCAACGATCTGCATGGCGTCGCCCTCGAACTGCGCGTTTACGCAGATGATGATGTCGATGTTGTTTGTGATCACGGCCCACAACGAGAACGTCGCAgacaacgacagcgacagcgtctTCAACTTCTACCCTGTTGCCGTGAACACGGGCGCTAGCGGCGTCATGGGGCTGTCTTCGTTGATCCCGATAGCGCGCTCGTGTACAGTGCTCACCGGACCGGGCTCCGACGCGGTTGTCATGGCTGTTACCCCTGTAGTGAACGAGTTTCATATCCCACAGCTCGACTACGCCGTCTCGAACGACTACTTCACCGACAACGTGCACACGTATCCTTACTTCTCGCGGAGCTTGCCAAAGAACACCTTTGCGGATGTGGCGGTGACGCAGCTCTGCGTGCACTACGGGTGGGAACGCGTGATCATCATCACCTCAAACGACCAGTTCGGCATCTCGCGCGCACAGTCGATGGCGACGAGGATGCAACAGCAGAACCTCTACGTGGAGGCGACCTACTACCTCTCCGACGGCAACAACGCCACCGTGGCGGACTGCATGGAGAAAATCTACGCCAAGTTGGTGAGCCGCATCATCATTCTCATCAACCCATTCACGGCCACACAGGCAGAGACTTTCTTCAGGCTCAGCGATTACCTCACCTACATGCGCCAGTACATCTTCTTTATGGACAGCGCTctctgccacgccgctgcggcctcggcgaacggcgatgcgctgcgtCAGAAACTGCCGAGCTCCATCTGCATCTACCCAAACGTGACGCAGACCCGCCTGGCGGCACTGAACACTCTCTACACAAACAGCGACTACGCGACGACGCGGCAGGAGATGCGCAAGCTCATGAGTGACGGCGGGTTCCTCTCGTCGGTGGAGTCGTGTGACATCAGCTCCATCAGCCCCTACGCTGGCTTCGCCGTGGACGCCGGTTACGTCCTGATAGACTCCATCTctcgcgccgtcgctgaaAATGTGTCGCTGAATGTCGCCGCCCATCTGCTGCCCTACATCCGCAGCACATCCATTGACGACTTCACTGGCGAGTGCACCATCGACTCCACCGGCAACCGCCTCTACGCGGCCTACTCGATCAACATCCAGCTCTTGAACGGCAGCGCGCTCTTCATCGGCACCTGGAACTCGAAGGCGTCCCCGGCGCTGGAAATTACGGAGTGGTCGTTTGTGTGGCTGACGAACAGCACTGCAGTACCGCTCGACACGTTCCGGGATGCTTCCTTCGTCCTCAGCACGGCCTTCTCGGCCTCCCCGGGGGCGATCGTGATTTCCGTTCTCGGCTTCATCCTCACCATAGCCGTCTTCTACTTCTGCTACCGCCACTACCGCATGCAGAAACTCATTGAGCAGGCACTGGAAGCGAACCAGTTCCCGGTGACGGACGAGGAGCTGCGTTCCCTGCGCGGCATCAAGGACGACGTGTAG